One part of the Vogesella sp. LIG4 genome encodes these proteins:
- a CDS encoding diguanylate cyclase, giving the protein MQNHNSSVQDLLREVLSLREVLNNVGAHIYTKDTAGNYTYANNMVCELFGGQLADVVGKDDSHFFDLAVSDQLRLNDRRVLEHGETLASEELNIIKASGETRIYWTVKAPVRDEQGDIIGMCGISTDITERKRLEGELREQRQLLDTVLNNVDSYIYMKSEDRRFLYVNERTARLLGRPPQDIVGKLDSEVACRKIADQWWAMDCKVFETGGKIASGEEFANENGQSSYYWSVKVPIVLQGQPKALIGFSTDITELQLLKKELERQALTDMLTGVSNRRHFMQCLEREFGRARRYGKSLAVMILDIDHFKRINDSHGHLAGDRVLSTVASHLQGLMRQHDILSRIGGEEFAIVLPETDAEGACILAGRLCESVRALKIGSEEGRDIGLTVSIGVSALQPSTADSQTMLQMADKALYLSKDAGRDRSCLLM; this is encoded by the coding sequence ATGCAAAACCACAACAGCAGCGTTCAGGACTTACTGCGCGAGGTGCTGAGCCTGCGCGAGGTATTGAACAATGTCGGCGCCCATATCTACACCAAGGACACCGCCGGCAATTACACCTACGCCAACAATATGGTGTGCGAGCTGTTCGGCGGGCAGCTGGCGGACGTGGTGGGCAAGGACGACAGCCATTTCTTCGATCTGGCGGTTTCCGACCAGCTGCGGCTGAATGACCGCCGCGTGCTGGAGCACGGCGAAACCCTGGCCAGCGAAGAGCTGAACATCATCAAGGCCAGCGGCGAAACCCGCATCTACTGGACGGTGAAGGCGCCGGTGCGCGACGAGCAAGGCGACATCATCGGCATGTGCGGCATCTCCACCGACATCACCGAGCGCAAGCGGCTGGAGGGCGAGTTGCGCGAGCAGCGCCAGTTGCTGGACACGGTGCTGAACAATGTCGATTCCTACATCTACATGAAATCGGAAGACCGCCGCTTCCTGTACGTCAACGAGCGCACCGCGCGGCTGCTGGGCCGGCCACCGCAGGATATCGTCGGCAAGCTGGACAGCGAGGTGGCCTGCAGGAAAATCGCCGATCAGTGGTGGGCAATGGACTGCAAGGTATTCGAAACCGGCGGCAAGATCGCCAGTGGGGAAGAGTTTGCCAACGAGAACGGCCAGTCATCGTATTACTGGTCGGTGAAGGTGCCCATCGTGCTGCAGGGGCAGCCCAAGGCGCTGATCGGCTTTTCCACCGACATCACCGAGCTGCAGCTGCTGAAGAAGGAACTGGAGCGCCAGGCGCTCACCGACATGCTCACCGGGGTGAGCAACCGCCGCCACTTCATGCAGTGCCTGGAGCGCGAATTCGGCCGCGCGCGCCGCTATGGCAAGAGCCTGGCGGTGATGATCCTCGACATTGACCACTTCAAGCGTATCAACGACAGCCACGGCCACCTCGCCGGCGACCGGGTGCTGAGCACGGTGGCCAGCCACCTGCAGGGGTTGATGCGCCAGCACGATATCCTCAGCCGCATCGGTGGCGAAGAGTTTGCCATCGTGCTGCCGGAAACCGATGCCGAGGGTGCCTGCATCCTGGCGGGCCGCCTGTGCGAGTCGGTGCGTGCGCTGAAAATTGGCAGCGAGGAGGGGCGCGATATCGGCCTTACCGTCAGCATCGGCGTATCGGCGCTGCAGCCATCCACCGCCGACAGCCAGACCATGCTGCAGATGGCGGACAAGGCGCTGTACCTGTCCAAGGATGCCGGGCGCGACCGTAGTTGCCTGTTGATGTGA
- a CDS encoding TMEM175 family protein produces the protein MGKNRLEAFSDGVLAIIITIMVLELRVPHGSDLSALSPLLPSFWSYVLSFVYVGIYWNNHHHLLHATRQVSGGVLWANLHLLFWLSLFPFATGWMGENHFAPLPTAAYGVVLLMAAVAWYILQFSIMCTDGKASPLKRALGSDWKGKLSPLCYLAGILVSFRQQWLAQAIYTLVAMLWLVPDRRIERAIDQH, from the coding sequence ATGGGCAAGAACCGGCTGGAAGCATTCAGCGATGGCGTGCTGGCCATCATCATCACCATCATGGTGCTGGAGTTGCGGGTACCGCATGGCAGCGACCTGTCCGCGCTTAGCCCGCTGCTGCCCAGCTTCTGGAGCTATGTGCTGAGCTTCGTCTACGTGGGCATCTACTGGAACAACCACCACCACCTGCTGCACGCCACCCGCCAGGTATCCGGCGGCGTGCTGTGGGCCAATCTGCACCTGCTGTTCTGGCTGTCGCTGTTCCCGTTCGCCACCGGCTGGATGGGCGAGAACCACTTTGCGCCGCTGCCCACCGCCGCCTACGGCGTGGTGCTGCTGATGGCGGCCGTGGCCTGGTACATCCTGCAGTTCAGCATCATGTGCACCGACGGCAAGGCCTCGCCGCTGAAGCGGGCGCTGGGCAGCGACTGGAAGGGCAAGCTGTCGCCGCTGTGCTACCTGGCCGGCATCCTTGTCTCCTTCCGGCAGCAGTGGCTGGCACAGGCCATCTACACCCTGGTGGCCATGCTGTGGCTGGTGCCGGATCGCCGCATCGAGCGGGCAATCGACCAGCACTGA
- a CDS encoding aromatic ring-hydroxylating dioxygenase subunit alpha — protein MHSAIGTDLPADFCQDMDNAYTLPASYYTSEAVFQHEKEHIFTRAWLCLCHASELAESNAYVTRKIVGENLVAVRGRDGVLRAFYNVCPHRGHELFKDSGVARNVVSCPYHAWTFKLDGELAVARNCEHVANFDKADYNLVPIRVAEYAGFVFVNMDMDAPPVETALAGLDAHLKTVCPNVAELQVASRTITDTPANWKVIVDNYMECYHCAPAHPGFSSSVDSERYTHTFHGNWTLQHGYSKSSEQGYSFDAEVNNQAFSGYWVWPCVMFNVVPGDDTMTVIYEYPVSAGLTVQYYEVLMKSKEVSPEQRNFITWATQTFRPEDLALVESVQRGLQSRGYRGQGRIMVDATRSGISEHGIAYFHNKVAGYYPRSGEEQ, from the coding sequence ATGCACAGCGCCATCGGAACCGATCTGCCCGCAGATTTCTGCCAGGATATGGACAATGCCTACACACTGCCGGCCAGTTACTACACCTCCGAGGCGGTGTTCCAGCACGAGAAGGAGCACATCTTCACCCGCGCCTGGCTGTGCCTGTGCCACGCCAGCGAGCTGGCCGAGAGCAATGCCTACGTCACCCGCAAGATCGTGGGCGAGAACCTGGTGGCGGTGCGCGGCCGCGACGGCGTGCTGCGCGCCTTCTACAACGTCTGCCCGCACCGCGGCCACGAGCTGTTCAAGGACAGCGGCGTGGCCCGCAACGTGGTGAGCTGCCCCTACCACGCCTGGACTTTCAAACTGGACGGCGAGCTGGCGGTGGCGCGCAACTGCGAGCACGTGGCCAACTTCGACAAGGCTGACTACAACCTGGTGCCGATCCGCGTGGCCGAGTACGCCGGCTTCGTGTTCGTAAACATGGACATGGACGCACCGCCGGTGGAAACCGCGCTGGCCGGCCTGGATGCGCACCTGAAAACGGTATGCCCGAATGTGGCCGAGCTGCAGGTGGCCTCGCGCACCATCACCGACACCCCGGCCAACTGGAAGGTGATCGTCGACAACTACATGGAGTGCTACCACTGCGCACCGGCGCACCCGGGCTTTTCCAGCTCGGTGGATTCCGAGCGCTACACCCATACCTTCCACGGCAACTGGACGCTGCAGCACGGCTACAGCAAATCGTCCGAGCAGGGCTATTCCTTCGATGCAGAGGTGAACAACCAGGCGTTCAGCGGCTACTGGGTATGGCCGTGCGTGATGTTCAACGTAGTGCCGGGCGACGACACCATGACGGTGATCTACGAATACCCGGTATCCGCCGGGCTGACGGTGCAGTACTACGAGGTGCTGATGAAGAGCAAGGAAGTCAGCCCGGAGCAGCGCAACTTCATCACCTGGGCCACGCAGACCTTCCGCCCGGAAGACCTCGCACTGGTGGAAAGCGTGCAGCGCGGCCTGCAATCGCGCGGCTACCGCGGCCAGGGCCGCATCATGGTGGATGCAACACGCAGCGGCATCAGCGAGCACGGCATCGCCTACTTCCACAACAAGGTGGCCGGCTACTACCCGCGCAGCGGGGAGGAGCAATGA
- a CDS encoding PDR/VanB family oxidoreductase has product MNSHIAWLAGTVSDITPLARDIKRFTLRLEAGSYPEFASGSHLLLRVGSAADSPVNAYSLLDAGGGSAEIHIAVKREADSRGGSAWLHELAPGSAIHFSTPANLFALQPAARRHVFIAGGIGITPFISHLAAQRAAGGDCQLHYAYRQPDEAAFVDGLAGLPQVTLYDGSRGQRLDVAAVLATLGPDDHVYACGPQRLLDAVQAAGQALQAAGRLHIEQFAPPAAPAGGGAFSVRLVRSGCDIQVAADESILDAIQRQSQVRVESLCREGYCGTCETRLLSGSAEHHDQYLSDGEKQAQDRIMLCVSRAACTRLELDL; this is encoded by the coding sequence ATGAACAGCCATATCGCCTGGCTGGCCGGCACGGTAAGCGACATCACCCCGCTGGCCCGCGACATCAAGCGCTTCACCCTGCGGCTGGAGGCCGGCAGCTACCCGGAGTTCGCCTCCGGCAGCCACCTGCTGCTGCGGGTGGGCAGCGCGGCGGACAGCCCGGTGAACGCCTACTCGCTGCTGGATGCCGGCGGCGGCAGCGCGGAAATCCACATCGCGGTGAAGCGCGAGGCGGATTCGCGCGGCGGCTCGGCCTGGCTGCATGAGCTGGCGCCAGGCAGCGCCATCCACTTCAGTACCCCGGCCAACCTGTTTGCACTACAACCGGCGGCGCGGCGCCACGTGTTCATTGCCGGCGGCATCGGCATCACGCCGTTCATCTCGCACCTGGCGGCACAGCGGGCCGCCGGCGGCGACTGCCAGCTGCACTACGCCTACCGCCAGCCGGACGAGGCCGCCTTTGTCGATGGCCTGGCCGGCCTGCCGCAGGTGACGCTGTACGACGGCAGCCGCGGGCAGCGGCTGGACGTGGCGGCGGTACTGGCCACGCTGGGGCCGGACGATCATGTCTACGCCTGCGGACCGCAACGGCTGCTGGATGCGGTACAGGCCGCCGGGCAGGCCTTGCAGGCGGCCGGGCGGCTGCACATCGAGCAGTTCGCGCCGCCGGCAGCACCGGCCGGCGGCGGGGCTTTCAGCGTGCGGCTGGTACGCAGCGGCTGCGATATCCAGGTGGCGGCGGACGAATCCATCCTCGATGCCATCCAGCGCCAGAGCCAGGTGCGGGTGGAAAGCCTGTGCCGCGAAGGCTACTGCGGCACCTGCGAGACGCGGCTGCTGTCCGGCAGCGCCGAGCACCACGACCAGTACCTGAGCGATGGCGAGAAACAGGCGCAGGACCGCATCATGCTGTGCGTATCGCGCGCCGCCTGCACGCGGCTGGAGCTGGATCTGTAG
- a CDS encoding sigma-54-dependent Fis family transcriptional regulator: MDAQLTAALGIFTEFLDSLPQPVAIVDNDGNYVYYNEESARQDDYLAAHALGNPLLQVYPKMNQHSSTLLQAAYQGKRYHNQYQLYYNASGKPVHQVHTTLPLQGGHGEIIGAIEIARDLSVINHLHEQFVDLQQRLQAQQAQTDDGIITCEPAMQKLVQQAQRLANTDVQVLIYGETGTGKELFARLLHTHSERAGKPYLVLNCAAMPEQLFESALFGTVKGAFTGAEDRAGLLESAHGGTLFLDELNSMPLAVQGKLLRALQEQTFRRVGSSKECQVDVRIIAATNESPQQMLERQRIRPDLLYRLNVGYLTIPPLRERKRDIPLLAQAFLERNGKLTGNRVKRISNAVLDRLQRHSWPGNVRMLENIILRSLIFCENGEELDFVLLEDDEQASDEKAAARLPPPAAEAPLPATPAEGGGTLDEQLAAYERSLLLYYLKRYPNLSEAARQCGLPRATLQYKMKKYGIRLTQQVVGG, encoded by the coding sequence ATGGACGCGCAACTCACCGCGGCGCTGGGCATTTTCACGGAGTTCCTCGACTCCCTGCCGCAGCCGGTCGCCATTGTCGATAACGACGGCAACTACGTGTATTACAACGAGGAAAGCGCCCGCCAGGACGACTACCTGGCCGCCCACGCGCTGGGCAACCCGCTGCTGCAGGTCTATCCGAAGATGAATCAGCACAGCAGCACGCTGCTGCAGGCGGCATACCAGGGCAAGCGCTACCACAACCAGTACCAGCTGTACTACAACGCCAGCGGCAAGCCGGTGCACCAGGTACACACCACGCTGCCGCTGCAGGGCGGGCATGGCGAGATCATCGGCGCCATCGAGATTGCCCGCGACCTGTCGGTGATCAACCACCTGCACGAACAGTTCGTCGATCTGCAGCAGCGGCTGCAGGCGCAGCAGGCACAGACCGACGACGGCATCATCACCTGCGAGCCGGCGATGCAGAAGCTGGTGCAGCAGGCGCAGCGGCTGGCCAACACCGACGTGCAAGTGCTGATCTACGGCGAAACCGGTACCGGCAAGGAGCTGTTCGCGCGCCTGCTACACACCCACAGCGAGCGCGCCGGCAAGCCCTACCTGGTGCTGAACTGTGCGGCCATGCCGGAGCAGCTGTTCGAAAGCGCGCTGTTCGGCACCGTGAAGGGCGCCTTCACCGGTGCCGAGGACCGCGCCGGCCTGCTGGAAAGCGCCCACGGCGGCACGCTGTTCCTGGACGAACTCAACTCCATGCCGCTGGCGGTGCAGGGCAAACTGCTGCGCGCGCTGCAGGAGCAGACCTTCCGCCGCGTCGGCTCCAGCAAGGAATGCCAGGTGGACGTGCGCATCATCGCCGCCACCAACGAATCGCCGCAGCAGATGCTGGAGCGACAGCGCATCCGCCCGGACCTGCTGTACCGGCTGAACGTGGGCTACCTCACCATTCCGCCGCTGCGCGAGCGCAAGCGTGACATCCCGCTGCTGGCGCAGGCCTTCCTGGAGCGAAACGGCAAGCTCACCGGCAACCGGGTGAAGCGCATCAGCAACGCAGTGCTGGACCGGCTGCAACGCCACAGCTGGCCGGGCAATGTGCGCATGCTGGAGAACATCATCCTGCGCAGCCTGATCTTCTGCGAAAACGGCGAGGAACTGGATTTCGTGCTGCTGGAGGACGACGAGCAGGCCAGCGACGAAAAGGCAGCCGCGCGGCTGCCGCCACCGGCTGCGGAAGCACCGCTGCCGGCGACGCCGGCCGAGGGTGGCGGCACACTGGACGAGCAACTGGCCGCCTACGAGCGCAGCCTGCTGCTGTACTACCTGAAGCGCTACCCCAACCTGTCGGAGGCGGCGCGCCAGTGCGGCCTGCCGCGCGCCACGCTGCAGTACAAGATGAAGAAATACGGCATCCGCCTCACCCAGCAGGTGGTGGGCGGCTAG
- a CDS encoding ATP-binding cassette domain-containing protein produces MPPGQPIIDIRELHKRFGDHHVLKGVSFTAHQGEVVSLIGASGSGKSTLLRCMNLLEVPDSGQVLISGEEVALTQNRRGQTVIANPPQVERIRTRLGMVFQNFNLWPHMTVLENLIEVPTRVLGQPRKEAIELAESLLAKVGIADKRHSYPAFLSGGQQQRVAIARALATRPAVMLFDEPTSALDPELVGEVLKVIRDLAQDGCTMVLVTHEMAFARDVSSKVMFLHQGRIEESGSASQVFGNPSSERCRQFVNAQTCRA; encoded by the coding sequence GTGCCCCCCGGGCAACCCATCATCGACATCCGCGAGCTGCACAAGCGCTTTGGCGACCATCACGTGCTCAAGGGGGTGTCCTTCACCGCCCACCAGGGCGAGGTGGTGTCGCTGATCGGCGCCAGCGGCTCCGGCAAGAGCACCCTGCTGCGCTGCATGAATCTGCTGGAGGTGCCGGACAGCGGCCAGGTGCTGATCTCCGGCGAGGAGGTGGCGCTGACGCAGAACCGTCGTGGCCAGACGGTGATCGCCAACCCACCGCAGGTGGAGCGCATCCGCACCCGGCTGGGCATGGTGTTCCAGAACTTCAACCTGTGGCCGCACATGACGGTGCTGGAAAACCTGATCGAGGTACCCACCCGCGTGCTGGGCCAGCCGCGCAAGGAAGCCATCGAGCTGGCGGAATCGCTGCTGGCCAAGGTGGGCATTGCCGACAAGCGCCACAGCTACCCGGCCTTCCTGTCCGGCGGCCAGCAGCAGCGCGTGGCGATTGCCCGCGCACTGGCCACCCGCCCGGCGGTGATGCTGTTCGACGAGCCGACCTCGGCACTGGACCCGGAGCTGGTGGGTGAGGTGCTGAAGGTGATCCGCGACCTGGCGCAGGACGGCTGCACCATGGTGCTGGTCACCCACGAAATGGCCTTCGCCCGCGACGTGTCCAGCAAGGTGATGTTCCTGCACCAGGGGCGCATCGAGGAGTCCGGCAGCGCGAGCCAGGTGTTCGGCAACCCCAGCAGCGAACGCTGCCGCCAGTTCGTCAACGCACAAACCTGCCGCGCCTGA
- a CDS encoding transporter substrate-binding domain-containing protein, producing MMKTRLLSLCCAMSFGLLAAGAMAAAPLKIGVAAEPYPPFSIKNSNGQWSGFEVELVNRLCQEMKTQCQITEVAWDGIIPSLQGKKIDVIFNSMSITPERQKVIAFSKPYYYTDAMFVGAKGSKLDLSPAGLHGKTIGVQSSTTNANFVQKRYAQGVNIKYYNTQDELNADMAAGRIDVMLLDALAADLYLSSKDGANLESKGLAPRDPVFGPGIGAGLRKQDVALKQQFDAAIGKLLKNGSYDAIQKKYFKISVAPK from the coding sequence ATGATGAAAACCAGACTGCTGTCCCTGTGCTGTGCCATGTCCTTCGGTTTGCTCGCCGCCGGCGCCATGGCCGCCGCGCCGCTGAAGATCGGTGTGGCCGCCGAGCCCTACCCGCCGTTTTCCATCAAGAACAGCAACGGCCAGTGGTCCGGCTTCGAGGTGGAGCTTGTCAACCGCCTGTGCCAGGAGATGAAAACCCAGTGCCAGATCACCGAAGTGGCCTGGGACGGCATCATCCCCTCGCTGCAGGGCAAGAAGATCGACGTGATCTTCAACTCCATGTCGATTACCCCGGAGCGGCAGAAGGTGATCGCCTTCAGCAAACCCTACTACTACACCGACGCCATGTTCGTGGGCGCCAAGGGCAGCAAGCTGGACCTGAGCCCGGCCGGCCTGCACGGCAAGACCATAGGCGTGCAGTCGTCCACCACCAATGCCAACTTCGTGCAGAAGCGCTACGCCCAGGGCGTCAACATCAAGTACTACAACACCCAGGACGAGCTGAACGCCGACATGGCCGCCGGCCGCATCGACGTGATGCTGCTGGATGCACTGGCCGCCGACCTGTACCTGAGCAGCAAGGACGGCGCCAACCTGGAATCCAAGGGCCTGGCACCGCGTGACCCGGTGTTCGGCCCCGGCATCGGCGCCGGCCTACGCAAGCAGGACGTGGCGCTGAAGCAGCAGTTCGATGCCGCCATCGGCAAGCTGCTGAAGAACGGCAGCTACGACGCCATCCAGAAGAAGTATTTCAAGATCAGCGTGGCCCCGAAGTAA
- a CDS encoding ABC transporter permease yields MSWLQHVFDTVVLDWGPAMLDGALVTLQISAGAFSVGLVIGLMVAMTKLAGPRPLVLLANLYTSICRAVPELLLILLLYYAGGDLINFVLAQFGQGPAPINGFIAAVVVLGIVQGAYAGEIIRGAIQSIPPGHIEAARAFGCRRGMVLQRIILPEMLPYALGGLSNLWLILIKDSALISVVGYSELLFTTKQAAGSTREYLLFYISVSVVYLLITLLSNLLFSRFDRRIGRWMPAH; encoded by the coding sequence ATGAGCTGGTTGCAACACGTTTTTGACACCGTGGTACTCGACTGGGGGCCGGCGATGCTGGATGGCGCGCTGGTTACCCTGCAGATTTCCGCCGGCGCCTTTTCCGTCGGCCTGGTCATCGGCCTCATGGTGGCCATGACCAAACTGGCCGGCCCGCGCCCGCTGGTGCTGCTGGCCAACCTGTACACCAGCATCTGCCGCGCCGTACCGGAGCTGCTGCTGATCCTGCTGCTGTATTACGCCGGCGGCGACCTGATCAACTTCGTCCTGGCGCAGTTCGGCCAGGGCCCGGCGCCGATCAACGGCTTCATCGCCGCCGTGGTGGTGCTGGGCATCGTGCAGGGCGCCTACGCCGGCGAGATCATCCGCGGCGCCATCCAGTCGATCCCGCCCGGCCACATCGAGGCGGCACGCGCCTTCGGCTGCCGCCGCGGCATGGTACTGCAGCGCATCATCCTGCCGGAGATGCTGCCCTACGCACTGGGCGGGCTGTCCAACCTGTGGCTCATCCTGATCAAGGACAGCGCGCTGATCAGCGTGGTGGGCTACAGCGAGCTGCTGTTCACCACCAAGCAGGCCGCCGGCTCCACCCGCGAATACCTGCTGTTCTACATCTCGGTATCGGTGGTCTACCTGCTGATCACCCTGCTCTCCAACCTGCTGTTCAGCCGCTTCGATCGCCGCATCGGCCGCTGGATGCCCGCCCACTGA
- a CDS encoding ABC transporter permease, with product MDFSWLTQYSPQLWLALLTTVELLLISGVLGFLLAVLVAFGRLSKQPFIAWLSLSYTNLIRGTPLLVQIYVMYYGLGSLFQNSPLLRDSWLWPYLREGFWYVALALTLSVGGYLGEVIKGGLRGVPKGELEAARALGMPRSLLIRRIWLPRTLYMLLPTLAGESVMLLKSTALASTVAVMDALGLANLIRNQTFLTYEPLLLMAGLYLLLALIIEQSFKRLESRLPFRNTL from the coding sequence ATGGATTTTTCCTGGCTTACCCAATACAGCCCGCAGCTGTGGCTGGCACTGCTTACCACCGTGGAGCTGCTGCTGATCTCCGGCGTGCTGGGCTTTCTGCTGGCGGTGCTGGTGGCCTTTGGCCGGCTGTCGAAGCAGCCTTTCATCGCCTGGCTCAGCCTGTCCTACACCAACCTGATCCGCGGCACGCCGCTCCTGGTGCAGATCTACGTGATGTATTACGGCCTGGGCAGCCTGTTCCAGAACAGCCCGCTGCTGCGCGACAGCTGGCTATGGCCCTACCTGCGAGAAGGCTTCTGGTACGTGGCGCTGGCGCTCACCCTCAGCGTGGGCGGCTACCTGGGCGAGGTGATCAAGGGCGGCCTGCGCGGCGTGCCCAAGGGCGAGCTGGAAGCCGCCCGCGCGCTGGGCATGCCGCGCAGCCTGCTGATCCGCCGCATCTGGCTGCCGCGCACGCTGTACATGCTGCTGCCCACCCTGGCAGGGGAGTCGGTGATGCTGCTCAAGTCCACCGCGCTGGCCTCCACCGTGGCGGTAATGGACGCGCTGGGCCTGGCCAACCTGATCCGCAACCAGACCTTTCTCACCTACGAACCGCTGCTGTTGATGGCCGGCCTGTACCTGCTGCTGGCGCTGATCATCGAGCAGTCGTTCAAGCGGCTGGAATCCCGGCTGCCGTTCCGCAACACGCTGTAA
- a CDS encoding pyridoxal phosphate-dependent aminotransferase, producing MHYSSLVDRLAGKRTDAWQIHYAALQAQAQGQEVFVLSVGDPDFATPEHITERAVSALRGGDTHYSEVNGRLGLRRAIAAMHSEETGQPVDADQVIVVGGAQNGLFAVAQCLCQAGDEVLVPEPMYLTYEASIRASGATLVPVPVSVEEGFHIRPEAFAAAITPRTRAIFIATPNNPSGAVMTREELDAIAALAKAHDLWVVSDEVYASLTFERPHISMVSLPGMAERTVTIGSLSKSHAMAGWRTGWVVAPRELIIHLERLALCMLYGLPGFVQEAAQLAVEQRGPVIAAMRDTYRRRRDVCHQLLSKVPGLRCRLPEAGMFMLLDVRGTGLSAHDFAWQLFRETGVSVLDASAFGDTAAGFVRLGFVLDEARLAEACRRIARFVTQLQAQPA from the coding sequence ATGCACTACTCCAGTCTGGTAGACCGCCTGGCCGGCAAACGCACCGATGCCTGGCAGATTCACTACGCCGCCCTGCAGGCACAGGCCCAGGGCCAGGAAGTGTTCGTTCTCAGCGTGGGCGACCCCGATTTCGCCACCCCGGAACACATCACCGAACGCGCGGTGAGCGCGCTGCGCGGCGGCGACACCCACTACAGCGAGGTGAACGGCCGCCTGGGGCTGCGCCGCGCCATCGCCGCCATGCACAGCGAGGAAACCGGCCAGCCGGTGGATGCCGACCAGGTGATCGTGGTCGGCGGCGCGCAGAACGGCCTGTTCGCCGTGGCGCAGTGCCTGTGCCAGGCCGGTGACGAAGTGCTGGTGCCGGAGCCGATGTACCTCACCTACGAAGCCAGCATCCGCGCCAGCGGCGCCACCCTGGTGCCGGTGCCGGTGAGCGTGGAGGAAGGCTTCCACATTCGCCCGGAGGCGTTTGCCGCCGCCATCACCCCGCGCACCCGCGCCATCTTCATCGCCACCCCCAACAACCCCAGCGGCGCGGTGATGACGCGCGAGGAGCTGGATGCCATCGCCGCGCTGGCCAAGGCCCACGACCTGTGGGTGGTGTCGGACGAAGTGTACGCCAGCCTTACCTTCGAGCGTCCGCACATCAGCATGGTGAGCCTGCCGGGCATGGCCGAGCGCACCGTCACCATCGGCAGCCTGTCCAAATCGCACGCCATGGCCGGCTGGCGCACCGGCTGGGTGGTGGCGCCGCGCGAGCTGATCATCCACCTGGAGCGGCTGGCGCTGTGCATGCTGTACGGCCTGCCCGGCTTCGTGCAGGAGGCCGCCCAGCTGGCGGTGGAACAGCGCGGCCCGGTGATCGCCGCCATGCGCGACACCTACCGCCGCCGCCGCGACGTGTGCCACCAGCTGCTGTCGAAAGTGCCCGGCCTGCGCTGCCGCCTGCCGGAAGCCGGCATGTTCATGCTGCTGGACGTGCGCGGCACCGGCCTCAGCGCCCATGACTTCGCCTGGCAGCTGTTCCGCGAAACCGGCGTGTCGGTGCTGGATGCCAGCGCCTTCGGCGACACCGCCGCCGGCTTCGTGCGCCTGGGCTTCGTGCTGGACGAGGCGCGGCTGGCGGAAGCCTGCCGCCGCATCGCCCGCTTTGTGACCCAGCTGCAGGCGCAGCCAGCATGA